In Deltaproteobacteria bacterium, a single genomic region encodes these proteins:
- a CDS encoding c-type cytochrome, translating to MAACASACACAFDSAGVPAGDGSTAASTTSRGTVDGAEGADGSSGTQPRPPGDLGGGVDAGTPWAPWAQGHPIPPGPPVDGDAAAGRAALLENGYVSCGIPWVVFPLLQPFLGGMASEPPLPGRTGANAMVPYNWTVHTNAAGVEITSLNCLECHVGRFDGELVLGLGSADVDYTGNAGATLAGLPVPQIDIPGIEELLRFAQRYQVLGPEIVMHTVGTNPADEVAAVLAAHRDRDTLAWSDAPLAEVPDLVAPVDTPPWWRTKKKHGLFYNGMARGDHRGTMMFASSLCTDTIDEAEAILDYFDDVRAFIATIEAPVYPFAIDASLADAGAEVFTANCAGCHGTYGDAGSDDDDTYPNLIFDVDFVGTDPLIAEYAASTPLVDWFNGSIYGAVTQLVVDDPVVGYVAPPLDGIWATAPYLHNGSVPSLALVLDSAARPTQWQRVDHDTRNFDELALGWPWFTPSTGWDDAPPEVRKHIYDTTKQGHGNGGHDFGDHLSDDERRAVLEYLKTL from the coding sequence TTGGCCGCGTGCGCGTCGGCGTGCGCGTGCGCCTTCGACAGCGCAGGTGTTCCCGCGGGTGACGGCAGCACCGCCGCGTCGACGACCAGCCGCGGCACCGTCGACGGCGCCGAAGGAGCCGACGGCAGCAGCGGCACGCAGCCGCGGCCGCCGGGCGATCTCGGCGGCGGCGTCGATGCGGGCACGCCGTGGGCACCGTGGGCGCAGGGCCACCCGATTCCCCCCGGGCCGCCGGTGGACGGCGATGCCGCGGCGGGGCGGGCTGCGTTGCTCGAGAACGGCTACGTCTCGTGCGGCATCCCGTGGGTGGTGTTCCCGTTGCTGCAGCCGTTCCTCGGCGGCATGGCCTCGGAGCCACCGCTGCCCGGCCGCACCGGCGCCAACGCGATGGTGCCGTACAACTGGACCGTCCACACCAACGCGGCGGGCGTCGAGATCACATCGCTCAATTGTCTCGAGTGCCACGTCGGTCGCTTCGATGGCGAGCTCGTGCTCGGGCTCGGCAGCGCCGACGTCGACTACACCGGCAATGCCGGCGCCACGTTGGCCGGGCTCCCGGTGCCGCAGATCGACATCCCCGGCATCGAGGAGTTGCTGCGCTTCGCCCAGCGCTACCAGGTGCTGGGCCCCGAGATCGTGATGCACACCGTCGGCACCAACCCCGCCGACGAGGTCGCGGCGGTGTTGGCCGCCCATCGCGATCGCGACACGCTGGCGTGGAGCGACGCACCGCTGGCCGAGGTGCCCGACCTGGTCGCGCCGGTCGACACGCCGCCGTGGTGGCGCACCAAGAAGAAGCACGGGCTCTTCTACAACGGCATGGCGCGCGGGGACCACCGCGGCACGATGATGTTCGCGTCGTCGCTGTGCACCGACACCATCGACGAGGCCGAGGCCATCCTCGACTACTTCGACGACGTGCGTGCGTTCATCGCCACCATCGAGGCACCGGTGTACCCGTTCGCCATCGACGCCAGTCTGGCCGACGCCGGCGCCGAGGTCTTCACCGCCAACTGCGCGGGCTGCCACGGCACCTACGGCGACGCCGGCAGCGACGACGACGACACCTATCCCAACCTCATCTTCGATGTCGATTTCGTCGGCACCGATCCGCTGATCGCCGAGTACGCCGCGAGCACCCCGCTCGTCGATTGGTTCAACGGCTCGATCTACGGCGCGGTCACCCAGCTGGTGGTCGACGATCCGGTGGTCGGCTACGTCGCACCGCCGCTCGACGGCATCTGGGCCACTGCGCCGTACCTGCACAACGGCTCGGTGCCGAGTCTGGCGCTGGTGCTCGACAGCGCGGCCCGGCCCACGCAGTGGCAGCGCGTCGACCACGACACCCGCAACTTCGACGAGCTCGCGCTCGGCTGGCCTTGGTTCACACCTTCGACCGGGTGGGACGACGCGCCACCCGAGGTCCGCAAGCACATCTACGACACCACCAAGCAGGGCCACGGCAACGGTGGCCACGACTTCGGCGACCACCTGAGCGACGATGAGCGTCGCGCGGTGCTCGAGTACTTGAAGACGCTCTAG
- a CDS encoding phosphoadenylyl-sulfate reductase, with amino-acid sequence MPDDRPNDATSSLDAWRREAAGRGGAWLVGRALQVFGDDVAISFSGAEDVLLVEYAHQWSQAHGDARYRVFTLDTGRLHDETYRFIEEVEQHYGIRIEVLFPERAAVESLVAAKGLFSFFRDGHEECCGVRKVAPLQRQLGGLRAWITGQRRDQNPQTRARIEAIEPDGRFRGRDGGELLKFNPLCGSTSNEVWDAIRALSVPFNPLHAKGYVSIGCAPCTRAVLPGQHEREGRWWWEHDENKECGLHVDLAARRSDG; translated from the coding sequence ATGCCTGACGATCGACCCAACGACGCGACGAGCTCACTCGACGCGTGGCGCCGCGAGGCCGCAGGTCGGGGCGGAGCCTGGCTGGTCGGCCGCGCGCTGCAGGTGTTCGGCGACGACGTCGCGATCTCGTTCTCCGGTGCGGAGGACGTGCTGCTCGTCGAGTATGCCCACCAGTGGTCGCAGGCCCACGGCGACGCGCGCTACCGCGTGTTCACCCTCGACACTGGTCGGCTGCACGACGAGACCTATCGCTTCATCGAAGAGGTCGAGCAGCACTACGGCATCCGCATCGAGGTGCTGTTCCCGGAGCGGGCGGCGGTCGAGTCGCTGGTGGCGGCCAAGGGCCTGTTCTCGTTCTTCCGTGACGGCCACGAGGAGTGCTGTGGCGTTCGCAAGGTCGCGCCGCTGCAGCGCCAGCTCGGTGGTCTGCGGGCGTGGATCACCGGACAGCGTCGCGATCAGAACCCCCAGACCCGCGCCCGCATCGAGGCGATCGAGCCGGACGGTCGCTTCCGCGGGCGCGACGGCGGCGAGCTGCTGAAGTTCAATCCGCTCTGCGGCTCCACCTCGAACGAGGTGTGGGACGCGATCCGTGCGCTGTCGGTGCCGTTCAACCCGCTGCACGCCAAGGGCTACGTCAGCATCGGCTGTGCGCCGTGCACCCGCGCGGTGCTGCCGGGGCAGCACGAACGCGAGGGCCGCTGGTGGTGGGAGCACGACGAGAACAAGGAGTGCGGCCTGCACGTCGACCTCGCCGCGCGCCGCAGCGACGGCTAA
- a CDS encoding class I SAM-dependent methyltransferase — protein MRGDWPSLTAMAVAFGRGVGTTAHVLDPLAAQLLPGPMGAALALTHGAVGRTLARAVTLGMVDHVCLRTAAIDAAVLAAKDDGCRQLVVLGAGLDARAWRMDALHDVDVFEVDHPATQAAKRARVGTSRPCAASVRFVAVDFERERLDTRLVDEGHDAAVPTAWIWEGVTPYLHPAAIHATLADIGARSAAGSHLMMTYAVPELVLLPIPGARSITRLAFRGLGEALHGAMTPTTAAQAVLAVGLRPIADGDARSWAEHAHGSATLARPFRAERLLVAVAD, from the coding sequence ATGCGCGGCGACTGGCCCTCTCTCACCGCCATGGCGGTGGCCTTCGGGCGTGGTGTCGGCACCACTGCCCACGTCCTCGATCCACTCGCCGCCCAGCTGCTGCCGGGGCCGATGGGGGCCGCGCTCGCGCTCACGCACGGCGCGGTCGGCCGCACGCTCGCCCGCGCGGTGACCCTCGGCATGGTCGATCACGTGTGCCTGCGGACCGCGGCGATCGATGCCGCCGTGCTGGCCGCGAAGGACGACGGCTGCCGCCAGCTGGTGGTGCTCGGGGCCGGCCTCGACGCACGCGCATGGCGGATGGATGCACTGCACGACGTCGACGTCTTCGAGGTCGATCACCCCGCGACGCAGGCGGCCAAGCGCGCGCGCGTGGGCACGAGCAGGCCCTGTGCGGCGTCGGTGCGCTTCGTCGCCGTCGACTTCGAGCGTGAGCGTCTCGACACCCGACTCGTCGACGAAGGCCACGACGCGGCCGTGCCCACCGCGTGGATCTGGGAGGGCGTCACGCCCTACCTCCACCCCGCGGCGATCCACGCCACGCTCGCCGACATCGGCGCGCGCTCGGCCGCCGGCAGCCACTTGATGATGACCTACGCGGTGCCCGAGCTGGTGCTGCTGCCGATCCCCGGCGCTCGCTCGATCACGCGGCTGGCGTTCCGCGGGCTCGGCGAGGCGCTGCATGGCGCGATGACCCCGACCACCGCCGCCCAGGCGGTGCTCGCCGTCGGTCTGCGTCCGATCGCCGACGGCGACGCGCGCAGCTGGGCCGAGCACGCCCACGGTTCGGCGACGTTGGCTCGCCCATTCCGCGCCGAGCGATTGCTGGTCGCGGTCGCGGACTAG
- a CDS encoding serine/threonine protein kinase encodes MSDRTVLALLPPAPDPPARGLPREGLCIEQARRYRLRERIGEGGMGTIWRATDEALEREVAIKFLKRDVPVDYRRRFRREARLGASFDHANLTRVFDAGTRLADGDDWMAMELLHGHDLGALLEAHGRLGVPVLLDVFRQALDALEYVHGQRVLHRDIKPYNLFLARTPTRAGFVVKLIDFGIARVLAGPEPVDTQLIGDPRYMAPEQTVLGGPLDPRADLYALGLSLVQAATGHHPFFALFQAPVSALLEGHRRGLPWRPSSALPGGLPRAFAEAFDAFLDQACAVEVEGRFADAAAMRAGLEQLAAAAGRPLPSPRVV; translated from the coding sequence ATGTCCGACCGCACCGTGTTGGCCCTGCTGCCGCCCGCGCCCGATCCCCCGGCCCGGGGGCTGCCACGCGAGGGGTTGTGCATCGAGCAAGCGCGTCGCTATCGCCTGCGCGAGCGCATCGGCGAGGGTGGCATGGGCACCATCTGGCGCGCGACCGACGAGGCGCTGGAGCGCGAGGTCGCGATCAAGTTCCTCAAGCGCGACGTGCCGGTCGACTACCGCCGCCGGTTCCGTCGCGAGGCGCGTCTGGGCGCGAGCTTCGATCACGCCAACCTCACGCGCGTGTTCGATGCCGGCACGCGACTCGCCGACGGTGACGACTGGATGGCGATGGAGCTGCTGCATGGGCACGACCTCGGGGCCCTGCTCGAGGCCCATGGACGGCTCGGTGTGCCGGTGCTGCTCGATGTGTTCCGTCAGGCCCTCGATGCGCTCGAGTACGTGCACGGCCAGCGGGTGCTGCACCGCGACATCAAGCCGTACAATCTCTTCCTCGCGCGCACGCCCACGCGCGCCGGCTTCGTCGTCAAGCTGATCGACTTCGGCATCGCACGGGTGCTCGCGGGTCCCGAGCCGGTCGACACCCAGCTCATCGGCGATCCGCGCTACATGGCGCCGGAGCAGACCGTGCTGGGTGGCCCGCTCGACCCGCGGGCCGACCTCTACGCCCTGGGCTTGTCGCTGGTGCAGGCCGCGACCGGGCACCATCCCTTCTTCGCGTTGTTCCAGGCGCCGGTGTCCGCGTTGCTCGAGGGGCATCGTCGCGGGCTGCCGTGGCGGCCGAGCTCGGCGCTGCCCGGGGGGCTGCCGCGTGCCTTCGCGGAGGCGTTCGACGCATTCCTGGACCAGGCCTGCGCGGTCGAGGTCGAGGGCCGCTTCGCCGACGCGGCGGCGATGCGCGCAGGTCTCGAGCAGCTGGCCGCAGCCGCTGGTCGGCCGCTGCCGTCGCCACGCGTGGTGTGA
- a CDS encoding FHA domain-containing protein: protein MAEPSSCSSCGAEHRPTDNFCANCGNRLREPPKEGPCRECGVVVPTGIRFCVECGASEPHRGVVRTAPARSGSSTATPASADASATPPRTSPTRTAPPSSSRTPSSTRTPAAGKPLGEPPRPPASLKRNGTGETPAAKPSPAAPAKPSAAAPSRPTTSAKPTAAAKPATGATPAVGAMPQAATAATASPRANTGKTPTVAAPPPAPRPSTVVPTGAPAVQPAATAAASSTTAAPEAVPPVAPRRRSSVELLAAPEGWPDITDELAEVRFLVLQGFEDEANAMLAALRQRFGAHPDLERVEGAKRLGDPADDGGDDAVRKRREQQITVRTESVSGPAPQDPNVALEPTLPVLRETPRPVAPPSAAAPSGPSPSPASMTVVAPPPSPDPVSPSPASMTVVAPPPSAPPGAVASPPSGAVAPPPSVAATSLRGGPRVPPRGLTLPSPAVATDTPVTSSAPASPPGAAGKRTVRLPDPSELEPVSPLSRPSISASDSAAETLEFDVDAEMPDDPASLSTSAGVRLDDVREQDVDDVGETVVDLAFEPQDRTVISKAPPRPPVFDDAPSGDVDATLTMDHAPPEATFEGTVIARMPSPPAPWRGDDADEATHTDTGPTLPRTTIVPDTAGRPPTPAPFGGAPPPGSTLVPGTSPPAESLASVAEDPDEDDDDAATIAMQPLEAAQLVASASGSGWSGPSPAVTGATAPPGVLQAVPPAVTGQTLPPSSPAAEEVSTQPGKSTGPRARGDARTSGVRLVMLGAQGEAVAERTLATGSTFELGREPGAPWGDDEFIEPRHVRVLAIDGGCSFEELVPTGAVFLRVRGRARLRDGDQLRVGQSLLAYDRGDDDTAGGPWGRLTIHYAPDGTTNAIPLGGGGIMLGRELGDVTLPDDTFVSSTHCRFGCDQNGVFVEDLDSSNGTYLRLRNGDRVDYGSCVLVGQTQFALQKR from the coding sequence GTGGCCGAACCGTCGTCTTGCTCGAGCTGTGGCGCCGAACACCGGCCGACCGACAACTTCTGCGCGAACTGTGGGAATCGCCTGCGCGAGCCCCCGAAGGAGGGGCCGTGCCGCGAGTGCGGCGTGGTGGTCCCGACCGGGATTCGCTTCTGCGTCGAGTGTGGCGCCTCCGAGCCGCATCGCGGCGTGGTGAGGACCGCACCCGCGCGCAGCGGCAGCAGCACCGCGACGCCCGCGAGCGCCGACGCGTCCGCCACCCCACCGCGGACCTCGCCCACGCGCACGGCACCGCCGAGCAGCTCGCGCACGCCGTCGTCGACGCGCACGCCCGCGGCCGGCAAACCGCTCGGCGAGCCGCCGCGTCCGCCCGCGTCGCTCAAGCGCAACGGCACCGGCGAGACGCCGGCTGCGAAGCCATCCCCCGCAGCGCCCGCGAAGCCCAGCGCCGCAGCGCCGAGCAGGCCGACGACGTCGGCGAAGCCCACCGCGGCGGCCAAGCCGGCGACCGGCGCGACGCCGGCGGTGGGCGCGATGCCCCAAGCCGCGACGGCGGCCACAGCTTCGCCGCGCGCCAACACCGGCAAGACGCCGACCGTGGCTGCACCCCCGCCCGCGCCGCGTCCGAGCACGGTCGTGCCGACCGGCGCACCTGCGGTGCAGCCGGCCGCGACCGCCGCAGCGTCGTCGACCACCGCCGCGCCCGAGGCGGTGCCGCCGGTCGCACCGCGTCGTCGCTCGAGCGTCGAGCTGTTGGCCGCACCCGAGGGCTGGCCCGACATCACCGACGAGCTGGCCGAGGTGCGCTTCTTGGTGCTGCAGGGCTTCGAGGACGAGGCCAACGCGATGCTCGCGGCGCTGCGTCAGCGCTTCGGCGCGCATCCCGATCTCGAGCGCGTCGAGGGGGCCAAGCGGCTCGGCGATCCCGCGGACGACGGCGGCGACGATGCGGTGCGAAAGCGACGCGAGCAGCAGATCACGGTGCGCACCGAGTCGGTGTCCGGGCCTGCGCCGCAGGATCCCAACGTCGCGCTCGAGCCGACACTGCCGGTGCTGCGCGAGACCCCGCGGCCCGTCGCGCCGCCGAGCGCGGCCGCGCCCAGCGGGCCATCGCCCTCACCGGCGTCGATGACGGTCGTGGCCCCGCCACCTTCGCCGGACCCCGTGTCGCCCTCGCCGGCGTCGATGACGGTCGTGGCCCCGCCACCTTCGGCGCCGCCGGGTGCCGTGGCTTCGCCGCCGTCGGGTGCCGTGGCTCCGCCGCCGTCGGTCGCGGCCACGTCGTTGCGCGGTGGTCCCCGCGTGCCGCCACGGGGGCTCACGTTGCCGAGCCCGGCGGTCGCCACCGACACGCCGGTGACGAGCTCGGCCCCCGCATCGCCGCCCGGCGCCGCCGGCAAGCGGACCGTGCGACTGCCCGATCCCTCCGAGCTCGAGCCGGTGTCGCCGCTGTCGCGCCCGTCGATCTCCGCTTCGGACTCCGCGGCCGAGACGCTCGAGTTCGACGTCGACGCCGAGATGCCCGACGATCCCGCGTCGCTGTCGACCTCGGCGGGGGTGCGCCTCGACGACGTGCGCGAGCAGGACGTCGACGACGTCGGGGAGACCGTCGTCGATCTCGCGTTCGAGCCGCAGGATCGCACGGTGATCTCCAAGGCTCCGCCGCGTCCGCCGGTGTTCGACGACGCGCCGAGCGGCGACGTCGACGCGACCCTCACCATGGACCATGCGCCGCCCGAGGCCACCTTCGAAGGCACCGTCATCGCGCGCATGCCCTCGCCGCCCGCACCGTGGCGTGGCGACGATGCCGACGAGGCCACGCACACCGACACCGGGCCGACGCTGCCGCGCACGACGATCGTGCCCGACACCGCCGGGCGTCCGCCCACGCCCGCTCCGTTCGGGGGCGCTCCGCCGCCGGGCAGCACGTTGGTGCCCGGCACCTCGCCGCCGGCCGAGTCACTCGCGAGCGTCGCCGAGGATCCCGACGAGGACGACGACGACGCGGCCACGATCGCGATGCAGCCGCTCGAGGCGGCGCAGCTGGTCGCCAGCGCGTCGGGCAGCGGCTGGTCGGGACCCTCGCCGGCGGTGACCGGCGCGACCGCACCGCCCGGCGTGTTGCAGGCGGTGCCGCCCGCGGTCACCGGGCAGACGTTGCCGCCGTCGTCGCCCGCCGCGGAGGAGGTGTCGACACAGCCGGGCAAGTCGACCGGGCCCCGCGCACGGGGCGACGCGCGGACCTCGGGGGTCCGTCTGGTGATGTTGGGCGCACAGGGTGAGGCCGTCGCCGAGCGCACGCTCGCCACCGGCAGCACGTTCGAGCTCGGCCGTGAGCCTGGCGCGCCGTGGGGCGACGACGAGTTCATCGAGCCTCGCCACGTCCGCGTGCTCGCGATCGACGGCGGCTGCAGCTTCGAGGAGCTGGTGCCGACCGGCGCCGTGTTCCTGCGCGTGCGTGGGCGCGCGCGCCTGCGCGACGGCGATCAGCTGCGGGTCGGGCAGTCGCTGCTGGCCTATGATCGCGGTGATGACGACACCGCCGGCGGGCCCTGGGGGCGGCTGACGATCCACTACGCGCCCGACGGCACCACCAACGCGATCCCGCTCGGCGGCGGCGGCATCATGCTCGGCCGCGAGCTCGGCGACGTGACGCTGCCGGACGACACCTTCGTGTCGAGCACGCACTGCCGCTTCGGCTGCGATCAGAACGGGGTCTTCGTCGAGGACCTCGACAGCAGCAACGGCACCTACCTGCGACTGCGCAACGGCGATCGGGTCGACTACGGTTCGTGCGTGCTGGTCGGTCAGACCCAGTTCGCGCTGCAGAAGCGGTGA
- the nth gene encoding endonuclease III: MRNSPAHPRAAISARVRRIGRILDRLHPQPAIPLDHGDPFQLLVAVLLSAQTTDRAVNQVTPGLFAVAPTPQAMAAMTPAKILAHIRSIGLAPTKAKHLHATARLLIERHGGVVPADADALEALPGVGHKTASVVLVQAFGVPAFPVDTHIHRLAARWGLSDGRNVVQTERDLRAAFPRAQWGKRHLQMIYFGRAHCPARGHDAAACPICSWITPAPASIDEAAPRRAGAPAIG, from the coding sequence ATGCGAAACTCCCCTGCTCACCCCCGCGCGGCGATCTCCGCCCGCGTGCGCCGCATCGGTCGCATCCTCGACCGCCTGCACCCGCAGCCCGCGATCCCGCTCGATCACGGCGATCCTTTCCAGCTGCTGGTCGCGGTCCTGCTCAGCGCACAGACCACCGATCGCGCGGTCAACCAGGTCACGCCGGGGTTGTTCGCGGTGGCCCCGACGCCGCAGGCGATGGCCGCGATGACGCCGGCGAAGATCCTCGCCCACATCCGCAGCATCGGGCTCGCACCGACCAAGGCCAAGCACCTGCACGCGACGGCGCGGCTGTTGATCGAGCGCCACGGCGGCGTGGTCCCGGCCGACGCCGACGCGCTCGAGGCCTTGCCCGGCGTGGGCCACAAGACCGCGAGCGTGGTGCTGGTGCAGGCGTTCGGCGTGCCGGCGTTCCCGGTCGACACGCACATCCATCGCCTCGCGGCGCGCTGGGGCCTGTCCGACGGACGCAACGTCGTGCAGACCGAGCGTGACCTGCGGGCCGCGTTCCCGCGCGCGCAGTGGGGCAAGCGCCACCTGCAGATGATCTACTTTGGTCGCGCGCACTGCCCCGCGCGTGGCCACGACGCCGCCGCGTGTCCGATCTGCAGCTGGATCACGCCGGCCCCGGCGAGCATCGACGAGGCCGCGCCGCGCCGCGCGGGTGCGCCCGCGATCGGGTAG